The DNA segment CACCCCCTCCACCAGCTTGCCGCCAGCCACCGCATTTATAACAATCCTCTCTCCCGGATCTCTGGTGAGTATTCTCGCCTCAACCTCGTCCAGGCTTATCCCCCTCGTCTCCACTATAGTCTCTACGTCAGCAGGCAGCCTCTCCACAACTCTGTACATCACCTCATAACTCGGGTACACCGCTAGCTTTAGCCCGGGTAGCAGCCTGTCAGCTAAAGCTATCCTAGACGCTATAAGCCTGTACATGGAGTCTCCCCGAGACCTGTAGGCCGTTGTGACGTCGGCCGCAACTATGGTGAAAAACCTGCCGAACCCCCTTACACCGTACATCAGGCCTGCGTCCACAATTCTGAAGCTCCTGGAGACCCCTAGGACCTTTAGGTAGAGCTTGGGAGAGGGCATGGTGCCGCTCAGGAGCACCGCCGCCTTCACCCTCTCCAGCGGCTCCTTAACAACCCTGGAGGGGTCTAGGGGTGTGGCTATAAGCCAGACGAGCCTGTTTTCATCCTTCTCGGCGAAGAGGTAAGAATCCTCCCTCGACAGGACTGAGAGCCATGAATGTATTTTTGATGTGGAGGTCTTCACCCTCCCTATGCCTGATGGCCCGGAGAGCGAGAGAGCCTCCTCAGCCTTTCTAGCCCTTATGGTCTCGACAATGTCCTCGACAACAGCTAGATCGTCAAGCCCTTCAAGGAACGGCTGCTTATCGAGCAGAGTTATTCTCGAAACTCTAAGCCCGGAGGCCGTTTTAGACGTCCTCTCGAGCCACGATATGAAATCCTTGGCTGAGGGGGCATACTCCCTAACCTCCCTGAGGGCCAGCTCCAGGTCTTTTAGGGACACCCTGTATTCGAGGAGGCTGTGAATGTTGAGGAGGCTATGGGCCTCGTCCACCACGGCAACGAAGTCGTCATAGTCGTGGGGCTCCAGGAAAGACCTGAATATGTCCTCCTTGAAGAGGTAGGGGTAGGTGGCCACTACAAACTGGCTCTCCTCAACCAGCCCCTTCAGCGCGAAGAAGGGACATACACCCTTGAACTTTGCTATATCCCACGCAAGCCTGTATGCGCTTATCGCGGGGTGCCCCCTGACGTACTCGGCAACTTCGGCCTCATCCGTTTCGGCGAGCTTCTCGTAATACCTGCAAGCCCCCTTTGCCCTGGCTATCCTGCAGTTGCCCCAGAAATCCTCTTCAGAGGGTAGGATACCCTCCACCGACATGAGGGGGCACATGCGCCTAGCGCTGAACAGGAATGTGAACCTAGCCCCAAACCTCTTAAGCTCCCTCACAACAGGGTCAATCTCGTTCACAGTACGCACAAGGTAGAGAACCCTCTCGACACCAGCTGAGAGGAGTCCGTAGATCACAGCAGCCGTCTTCCCAAAACCGGTGGGCGCGCTTGCTACAAGAATCTCCCCCTCTGAAACCGACCTCCTAACTTCCTCCGCAAGCTCCCTCTGCCCCTTCCTCCAGCTTCCATATGGAAAGGCCGTCTCTCCACTGTCGGACAATAGAGCCAGGCACCCCCAGAAGCGTCAGACAGCCACCGCGTCCCCATTCCTCTCGTCGGAGATCGAGGTGTTCATCATACCGCCACCCAGGGAAGGGCGGCTCCAGCCGTCCACAATAAAACACTTGTGGCAACAAACTTATAGTAGCGGGTACCCCCCACAGCAGGGGTGGTTATATGTTGCTGCTAGCAGTCGTTGTGGGCGCCGTCCTACACCTCATACTCCTCTTCCTCCTGCCAGTGATAGGGAACGTACTCGCGGGTGCTGTAGCCGGCTTCATAGCAGGCGGGCTAGGCCAGGGGGCCGTTGCCGGGCTAGCCTCTGGCGTGCTGGCATCTCTGGTGGCGTCAGCCCTCGTATTCATAGGAGCGTTCGCCCTATTCTGGATACCGCCGCTAGCCTTCATGGCGAGCCTCGCCGGCGTCCTTGTCCTAGTAGTACTCCTGCTGCTCCTAGGCATAACAGGCCTTATAGGAGGGCTTATCGGGGGAGCCCTGAGGCAAGCCCTTGACTAGCGTGGAAGATTCAAGACCAGGCTAGAAAAGTATGGCGAGCCTGCAGTCTACTCCCATTCGATGAGATAGGAGCCCCGGCGCAGCCCCCCGCCAGCGGGGGGCTGTTTTGTGGCGGGCCCGCCGGGATTCGAACCCGGGACTTCCGCGGGGCCAGGACGCAGCCCCTCAAAACCCCTCTACGGGTTAAGAGCCCGCCGCTCTACCAGGCTGAGCTACGGGCCCGCTCGCGCCGGGGTTAGAATATCTTCTTGTGAGGCTTAAAGAGTTTTCCCCTAAAGCTGGGGGCTGATTTCCCACGTCGGCCCCGGCTTACATCATCAAATCCTTGTATTTCTCAACAAGCTGTATGCTACGTTTTATGTCGGCGAATAGGCGTTCGGCTTCCTCAACATGCTCTGTTTCAACCCTCCTGGAGCCCCTCCTCTTAGCCACTACCATGGCGGGCTCCAGCAGTTGAATCGCGTATCTTAGACTCTTCTCGGCCCCTATATCAGCCAGCCTCTCGAGAGCAGCCTCGCTAAGCAGCACCTCCTCCTCGTCAGCCCTTATCCTGATTATTTCTTTTATCTCCTCCCTCGTGTAGGGCCTCGTAGTTATTATTAGCAGCCTGTCGAGGAGGTCGCGGGGTATGCCGTGGGGGCTCTCAATGTCGGTCCCCCTTATCTTAGCTACCCCCCTGTTCGTCGCCAGAACTATTATGGGGGCGAGCTCGCTCTCCATGGCTTTTGAGAGGAACGAGAATGACTCCATGTCGAGCAGGTGGGCGTCGTCGATGAATATCACCCCCGCGACTATCTCAGCCTTACCCTCGCCCACCCACTTCTTAACAAGCTCGTCCGTCTTCTTCCGGTCCTCGGAGGTCACCCCCCTCTCCGCCTCGAAAAGGCTGAGGAGGCCGGTAAACGCCACCCTCTGGGCGGCTATACTCGCGTCTATATCATGGAGCGTCAGGGTCCTGACAAACTCCTTAACCTTCCTGACAGGACCCTCCGGGAGCTCGACCTCCCTAACCACATCTATATCGAAGCCCTGTCCCCTGCCCTTACCTCTGCCTACAACCCTCACCACACCTGTCTCAAGATCTATAACAATCACATCCCCCCTCCTGACGCCGAGGCCTACGAGCTGCTCCGCAACCTCCGGGCCCACAGTAAACGTTCTAGACTCGTCCCTCGTCTCGAGAGTTATCCTAGCCCCCGCTATCACAGGGTAGGGGCTGAAGGGCGTCCTCCGCTTCTGGACCGAAATGCTGGTGACAACGCCTTCAACAACCTCCCTCCGCTCCCTAACCCTCACTCCAATAGCCTTCCTGAACGCCTGAAGAAGCATTTCCAGCTTGCCAGAGTCACCCCTGAAAAGCTCGCCAGCGTTTAGGGCTACAAACGGTGTGTCCTCGCCCAGCTCCCTCGCTATTGCTATAGCCAGAGCAGTCTTGCCCGTGCCCGGAGGGCCAACTATAAGAATCCCCCGGCCCCCCAGCCTGCCCTCTCTAACCATCTCCACTATAACGCCAGCAGCCTCACGAGCCTCCTCCTGCCCTACAAGGCCTCCTCCTATCTTCCTAGCCTTACCATCGGAATCCAGGCCAAGGCCTGTTATATGGCTGTGCCTGCTAGGCCCAAAACCCCTCACCACCTCCGCCTTGATCTCGCCACTCATCGGCACCACCCCCTACACCAGGGGTTTCTGGGGGCCGCAGGAAATATCGTTACATTTGGAAGCTATTAGCATTGACGGGGAAGTAGGTGGCCCAGGCTGCATATGGCCCTCCCAGCCTGTGCTGAGGACCTGGGGGGCCGGCCGGGACGTCTATACCCTTTTCTTGGCCACTGGCCGAGGACCCAGGCGAGGTGTAGGAGGAACTTGGCTCCCCCCTTTTCGGTGAGATGCTGATGCGGGTGCACAGGATGGAGGGAGCTAGGCCTCCTCCCTCTCCATAGCCCTGTTAATATGGTACATGGACTCAGCGGCGTATTTTAGCGCTGACCTGGCTTTGAGGTGCTCGACCGTGGTGTAAAGGCCCTTGAACACTATCTCTTCTACCGTTCCGTCGGGTAGCCT comes from the Aeropyrum camini SY1 = JCM 12091 genome and includes:
- a CDS encoding RuvB-like helicase, giving the protein MSGEIKAEVVRGFGPSRHSHITGLGLDSDGKARKIGGGLVGQEEAREAAGVIVEMVREGRLGGRGILIVGPPGTGKTALAIAIARELGEDTPFVALNAGELFRGDSGKLEMLLQAFRKAIGVRVRERREVVEGVVTSISVQKRRTPFSPYPVIAGARITLETRDESRTFTVGPEVAEQLVGLGVRRGDVIVIDLETGVVRVVGRGKGRGQGFDIDVVREVELPEGPVRKVKEFVRTLTLHDIDASIAAQRVAFTGLLSLFEAERGVTSEDRKKTDELVKKWVGEGKAEIVAGVIFIDDAHLLDMESFSFLSKAMESELAPIIVLATNRGVAKIRGTDIESPHGIPRDLLDRLLIITTRPYTREEIKEIIRIRADEEEVLLSEAALERLADIGAEKSLRYAIQLLEPAMVVAKRRGSRRVETEHVEEAERLFADIKRSIQLVEKYKDLMM
- a CDS encoding ATP-dependent DNA helicase, which produces MSDSGETAFPYGSWRKGQRELAEEVRRSVSEGEILVASAPTGFGKTAAVIYGLLSAGVERVLYLVRTVNEIDPVVRELKRFGARFTFLFSARRMCPLMSVEGILPSEEDFWGNCRIARAKGACRYYEKLAETDEAEVAEYVRGHPAISAYRLAWDIAKFKGVCPFFALKGLVEESQFVVATYPYLFKEDIFRSFLEPHDYDDFVAVVDEAHSLLNIHSLLEYRVSLKDLELALREVREYAPSAKDFISWLERTSKTASGLRVSRITLLDKQPFLEGLDDLAVVEDIVETIRARKAEEALSLSGPSGIGRVKTSTSKIHSWLSVLSREDSYLFAEKDENRLVWLIATPLDPSRVVKEPLERVKAAVLLSGTMPSPKLYLKVLGVSRSFRIVDAGLMYGVRGFGRFFTIVAADVTTAYRSRGDSMYRLIASRIALADRLLPGLKLAVYPSYEVMYRVVERLPADVETIVETRGISLDEVEARILTRDPGERIVINAVAGGKLVEGVEFVDYEGKNLLSTVIIVGVPFPQPDDYTRKHLEVMASRIGLSDAKKLVYLVNPIIKVRQALGRSIRGPDDRALYILMDYRYLRRDLKEVLGIPYHRVVKGAEDFEEALRTAKSRVLGV
- a CDS encoding DUF5518 domain-containing protein, translating into MLLAVVVGAVLHLILLFLLPVIGNVLAGAVAGFIAGGLGQGAVAGLASGVLASLVASALVFIGAFALFWIPPLAFMASLAGVLVLVVLLLLLGITGLIGGLIGGALRQALD